GACGGCTGCCCCGGTTCCACTACAACAAAAAGCTCGGCCCGGCCGCCTCGCCCCTGCAGCCAACGCGGATGTACATGGCCGGACGGAGGCTGCTGCCCGCTGTCGGAGGAGCCGCCATGCCTCCCATGCTGCGTCAGCAGCACGGGGGAGGCCATGGCTGGCGACCCGATGCCTCCATGGCGGCGGGTGACCAGGCGCTTCAGGGCGACGCGGCCGAGAAGATGGGCGTCGTCGAGGCGCTGGGCCGCCTGTCCGAGGCCGCCATCTTCCCCTACATCGGGCCGCATAGGTGGATAAAGCCGTGGTGCATACACCCCGCTGATCTGTCCTGCCTGTTTCCCGTCCCCGTGCAGCACCCGTTCGACCGCACCGTGCTGCACCCGCTGCCGTCAATGCGCAGTGCGAGGCATAGTTAGTTGATTTCCCCGCGCCTATGGTGGAGGGTTCCTTAAACGAGGCAACTGTGACTCCCTGTCGAAATCTGGCTTGGATGAGGATGGGTACATAGCGACTTGTAATCAAGGAggattgctggagtggaaatgattgcccaggagtgaagccttgcctctggcaagatggcggctgcggtggTCGTCTTACTAGGAaaatgataaagtatcaccgttcagcaaATAAGAAcggagcgtttccctcgcacgcccaacaagtttaatgtggaaactttttcagcttACGTAGTgttccaagtgcgtcttagtgttactgATTTTCCTTAGTAaacctctaattggaggcaaagctctttggagattcagtcacccatactcgtttctgtgtgttataacaactatcttttaatacagAGCTAGCGTAGCATTCACAtcaacatatcaaagccacttgatcttcgcgtgggcactaccagaaaagagcctgtttccgccatcttggcagtggcaaaagctggcttcacttctgctggcaaggcattgcaagagcttccactccagcacttttttctttaatcctccttgtttGTGATGTaacaacgtcttttttttttcattcgttcaGTTACAGCATATAACGTTGGTCATACACAAGTACACCTGTAAGCTAAATTGCACGGACCATTAGTGTCTGCATACTTTTGCCATCTGCGCCATACAGTGACGAACCCTTTGCTGTCCAAGATATTGCTCTGACCAAATTCGTTAAAGAAATGCTTTCAACACGAGACCGTTCGCCACTAGACGGCACAGACAGAAAAACTGTACACGAATGGCAATGGTCCCTATACTTTTGTCCATGGATGTACTTGTAAGGTAAGTGGCTACGGTTGGCAGCAAAAAGGTTTAATGCCTGACAGAGTGCCACAACCAGATTAAGCCGCACAAGGAGCACTGTTTCAAGCAACATTTAACAAATAAACATCATTTAACAGCTTTAAATATAAGACCACGCAAAAGACACCACACGCAGAGCTTGTGTGTGTGGTGGTGCCTCTAtgttacgttatatatatatatatatatatatatatatatatatatatatatatatatatatatatatatatatatatatatatatatatatatatatgaagcaaCTCACCCAAAAATTAAGTAGTAATGCTGGCCCAGTTTGCTAAACGGCAGGTGGATAAGGAATATTTTCAATAATCAGCGCCCCGTTAACACAAGAAGCTCTCACGAGAACAGTTATTGTTAGCGAATTTCTAACTGTTCTCACAGGTCTAATCCGGCCAGCTATATCGGTGTGTGTCTTAATGAGTCCCATGCAATCATTACGtatacatagagagagagagaaagggagaaacAGGTCATtgattttttctttttcgaataaTGTTCCCTTTATGTCCTAAATGCGTGCTTACTTATTGGTCAGTCTGTTCCGTTGCCAAGAAATAAATAGTGGCTGAAATTAAGCAAAGAACTGAATATAAAAATAAGCTACAAACGTAATGAACGCAACACTAGGAGACGACAGGGTGATGCTAGACTAATAATTGGTTTTGTTATTGCAGGAACAAAACAATATAAACTACCTTCACCTTCCTAGCCTTcgaaagcagtcttttttttttttttttactctgtccATAATATGTATAGCTAGATTTCGTATTATGCAACAAGTTGTTCAACCATCTACTTTTTTTTGTAAAGGGATCATAGTTGCTTGGTGAATTATTTAATATATGTGTAAGTGGATTTTTGGGCACATGTTAATTTTTTTAGATGATAACGGTTATCTGTTGGCCAATTTGCCTTcactatagctcagtggttatgaCGTTGTCATGCTGGGCTCGAGGTTCTGGTTTCTATTGTGCACGTAGCGGCAGCATTTCGACAAGGGAGAATTAAAGAGCACTCGCACGCTAGTGTCTACGAAAGTCTCAAACAACTGTGGATGAGTCAAAATTATTCCGCATTTCCTCCAATGGCACGCACCTTGATGTCAGATCTCGGCTGTAGTTCTTGAAGTCTAAAATGTTGTGGCCTTATATTGCTGACAGAAATAATAATGAGGACAGTAGCACGATCATGATTGCACCGATCGCCGTTCGCCAGTACCACTTAGCGTGAAAACTGATATTAAAATCTGGTCAGATTAGTAAGTTCGCATGGCATCTGTTGTAATAGCGCGCGTTTACCATATGTTGATGTGGCACTGAGAGCTCAGTACTTTGTTTCTGATGTTCGGTACCTCTCGCAAGTATAGCTTAGCGTGAGGTAGCATCACATGACTCGTCGTTCCGTGTTCAAGTACGCTTGCTAAAGTGTTATGGTTACAGCATATTAGCAGAGTGCGTGTCACGCGCGTCTCTCTGTTTCCTTATGCTTTCGTTATATAACAGATTAAGGGGGGTGTTCAAGTATAGTAAAATCAAAATATGCTCATTAAATATGACTAACAGTCACTTCAGTAATTGGTCGATTCAGCGCTGCGTGCGGTGTGAACGCCGACATGGGAAGCAAGATGTCTGTGGTGTTCCTACACTCTTATATGTTTCCTTTGGTCATATTACACTTGTGCTCGGAAGTTACGTAAGGATCAAGTGTAAAGTTAGGAGCCACAAAATAAAACCCAAAGCGCGATTGAATGTATGAACAGGAAGGCACATTGTTCGGGCCGATCTGTTCCAGGTTCTGTAATCCTGCGCGCACAACCTTTTTAGACGCGAATTTGGAACTACGACAGTCGATGCGCATTACTGACAATCACTGTTCAAAGACTCTTTAGAGGTGatattagggagttttcgaataggggcccctAAGAAATAACGTCGAGGCCAATGCTCATGCGTAAAAGCCAAGCCACGTTGGGGGTTTTACGTCACGGACGCTATTTCTCAAATTTAGCGAGTACCCCAAAGCCTGACCCAAAAGCCTTGCGTCAGAAAAACGTGACAGCACCCACTGAAACGACGGCTCTCGGCTAATACTATAGAGTAGCTTAGAATAGAGGGAGTGTCCAAAGTGTCACAGACCCCACTCGAAAGCTCTTCACTCCTCCTTAACACAAAGTGTTCATACGCAAATTGCTTTAGGGGCCCTTATTCAAAAACTCTCTATTTGGGAGTATCTCAATGTGTTGTTGGTGCAAAAGGGGTCGCAGTTGCGATTTCAGAAAGCTTGCCGGAAACGGCGCGAGATTGGGATTCGATGATCCAAGAACAAGACCCATTCACGGTCCGAAACACACTGCGAAAACAAATGTCATGTTCTTGTCaccaaaacaataaataaaaagccTCGAAATAATGAAGTTGGTGAATTGGAGCAATTGTTGTCTTTGGCTATTATTCGCTTTTTGGCCAAGCGTGCCACTCCTCTCAAGGTGAACGAGGTACGCCGATGGCTGAAGAGTTTTCGAAGGTGCGCACACTGGCTGTTCACACAAATGATATTACCGGCGATTACTATACAGCGTAACGTGCATTCTGAGCCCAACTTGCTGCGGCGGCAACgtcaactgtgtttgaagttttgacTATCCGCAGTAGTAGCGATGTAACGTTCGTTACATACTGTCCCCGAAACTTACAATGCTCGAGTGCTATGCACACCACTATGTGAATTGCAGGCTTTACTATAGTCGGCTCCCCTCTTGTTGTAAGGGAACGCTGACAGTCCCCTAACGACAAGAAAAGCCATCCACAGTCCACGTGCCAGCCCTGCATGCGCGCGAGCTCCGACCTAGGGGCCAGGGCGcgtgacagagaaaaaaaaaaaagaaagagacgttATAGGTTAATGGTTCGTGATCTATACAAGCTCTGAGGACGGAACAAAGTGAACGAGAACAAAAATGGATGAACTAGGAGTCTGTGATTGCTCACTTAGGTCCGCGTTCGCTCTATCGGTTACCCAACAGTGACGCCCCTTAACGCAGGAACTGGCACATAAGGGCTATATACGCTTTGAAGCAATGGAAACAAACGACAAAACCCACACTCAGTAAGCATCACAACTACGCGTACGCTTGCAAAGGCTTGTTTTTGTGCGCCTATTTATTAAAGCTTCCCGCCCATCGATTTTCATAATTTACTCACCACGCCACGGGCGCGTAAACTTCAAGGTGGCAACTGCGAACAAcgagcacatacatgcaccacgAACAAAGGGCGTGTTGTCAACCTTGACAGTTGCCACCTTGAACGTCTGGAACTTGAGCACATTCttttctggtgttttttttttctgaacacaagATTCGCTTTCATTGTGATCACGGGTGACCTGGTGTAAGAGTATGGTGCGGTCACGTGGTGACATGCAGCGGCGACCGCTGTAACTATGAAACTTTTGTTGCACAAACAGGTCAGCGACCATATCCACGTGCTTTTGGGTATACGACACAGTAAATTTTGGTTATATGGCATTATTCATCGTAAAAACGGCGAGTGATTTCTAGCTGTCTTCGAAATTTATTTGTAAGTTCTTTGCCTcctgctgcgctatattatttggctcgcttGTTCTCAGAGACCTCGACTACCAATAGCAAGCATTTTCAGGCCATGTtaaaaaagtattgcagggcgAGTATAAGAACATTACTAAAACATGTAGCTTGTCGTACTTGTGGTTCGGTGTTTATATCCACAATGCAGTGATGTGCAAAACAAGAATGATTCTATAACGTATTCGTCAAGCAATACAGACCATTTCATAGGTAAAGGAAGAATCCACGGTTCTGGAAACCCGCTCCATCGCTGGCGGAGCTCGAAAAGCTTTTGCGTACGAGTCGCCTATCTAAACTCGAGTTATCGCTCAAAGGAAGCTAAGTTTTCGGTCGCGCTACAAGAAAACAGACGCGCTCGACTGGGGCAGAGGAGGAAACACAGACAGACTTGGGCAACTGCACGGAAGgacaaaagaagaaaattcacTCGGACGCTCCTGTCGTCGTCTGCACCTGTGACCGACACTTAAAGGTACTATACCGGAGCTCACTGTGGTTGGGCAAACAAATACACAGACCCAATTTCATCCTAGGAGTCCCTTCAGTTTTTCACAACGAGAGGTCATGGTCCCCGGGTGTGGCGACGGCCATGCCAGGGCAACACCGCGCGGCTACCAGAGACTCTCTGATCAGTGAGTTCAATGTCCCGTGCTTAGGCTGGTGTATAATCGTACCAAAGGTATCGTGGAGTGAGTGATTGGTGTGAAACACTGGAAAGCCTGCCTACGTCCGATGGCATTGTCGATCGGGGTACACAGTCTATAATATGTTAATTGTCTCTGTGTTCATTGTGTCCCATAGAATGTCCGTCATCTAGGGCCGCGATGAGTACGCGCGAAATTCGTGGTTTGAAGGCACGGATTTTGTCTGCTGTCTCCTGCAAAGTGAaggtgttgtctgttgtcgatatTGATGTCGCTTGTCGCCTGGATCGGATCAGTTGAAGAACAAAACTCAAGCCAGTTGAAACAGAACAAATTTCAATTGAACCACCGAGAACATTATACACGTGGTTTGAAGCTGATACTCCGTAATAACACCATATACTAGCTGGGTCATACACTTATGTGCTGCGTTTGTCAGCCTAAGGTCTACGGGACTTTTCTTTTTGTAGCCTTGTTAGCTGAAGAGCGCAATGCTCTTCAGCTAACGCATCACAGCGTGTCTCTGCGACCTATGTCGCGTCTCCTATGAAGGTTATTCCACCGTGGTGTAACCAAACGATGATACAAAGACGACATGCACGTGTGCATGCAAGTCATATCAAGCGGGCTTACTGCTAGTTATCCTCGTCGAAGCATGTAGCACGTCGCCTCGAGCATGTCTATACCAGCAAAAGAGAGGGGGAAATGTGCACGAAAACTCTCTTACCTGCCTGTGTTTCGTTTTTGTGAAGTGGCGTGTTTCCAAATATATCAATGCCGTCAAGAATAGCTTTGCATCCCTTAATGAACTGGCGTTGCCATATCAACCAGGTTACTGCTAACTAGTGCTTCAAGGCGAGTTTGTTGGCAAGGTATCTTGGAATAATACTGTAGCGCACATAGATGGGGACACAAGAAAGCCTTGTTTGTCTCCTTTTAACTCCTATTGACACTGTGTTTTGTGGGAGGGTCAGGAAGTGTGGGAGGGCGCTTATTTGAAACTTCCCATCTCACCCACCCTCGACCCCCATTGAGGAGTCCTGCCAACGCTTTTTTTGTGTCTTCCCTCTATGCGCGCTATATTGTTAGTCAAATATTCCAGCTACGGCACAGCTAGAGAAAATCTGCATGACATGAATTAATTTACGAATTGCTTCTTCCTTCGATCAATGTCTTTCGTCCTAAGCGGAGGCTGCCTGTCAAAAAAATTACTTTGTGGTGTGCCACGACTTCAACGGTCGGTCCCGTTCTGCCTTTCTCTTCGACTGACAGGTTCCCGTACTGGCCGTCTGTGCGTGTGCGAAGAGACGCCTCTAACGGCCAAGGTcagtggcagcagcggcagcagcagcaacagcacgaAGACACTCAACGCGAAGCGCAGCAGCAACAGCCACTCGGAGCGCAGCCGACGGGGCGAGTCAAGCGCAATGTGGCTGCCTTGGCGCGCAACGGCTGGCTGCCTCCGAGCTCAGCAGCGGTGCCATCACAGGCGCGAGGAACCAGGGCCGAGTTTTTGCGTCGCTTTTCGGGCTCTCAGGCCCACGAGGCCAGCGCGGAAGAGGAAGAAGGGTTTACGCCGGATGACGAGGCTTCCGATATACCCGAATGCGCCGACGATGACTATGAGGTATGGACTACAAGTAAGGGTGTCTGAATGGTGATACCGTTGTGGTAGTAGGCTACAAGGAACGGGTACTTTAGAAAAGGTGGATATTTTTCACAACGGTAGTCTGAGCATAGGCGGTGGCCGTGACAATACGCGCGCTATGTCTTTGGGTGATCACAGTGTGACGACAGCACAGTGCCTGGAATACACTGATTAGGCACTCTGTCGACAAGGTGAGGCGCCTCGATGCCAGCGAATGAAGGAACGCTGCCATGGAGGTGTCCCACGACAGGATAAGGCTCTTTGATGCCATCGAGGTGCCCTAACACAGGATAAGGCACCTCGATTCCAGGAAGAAACGCTGCCATAGAGGTGTCCTACGACAGGATAAGGCACCTCGATTCCAGGAAGGAACGCTGCCATAGAGGTGTCCTACGACAGGATAAGGCACCTCGATTCCAGGAAAAAACGCTGCCATCGAAGTGCCCTACGACAGGATAAGGCACCTCGATGCCAGCGTTCCATGCGCTGGCATCGAGGCAAGGGGCCTGGTATGGTGCCCTGGTATTTTTGGGACAATTTTgagaccatagagtttcatataaTACTACCTAGAGGGGAAcctggtgctagtgtctacgtGGGCTCCTTCAGCGCCGCTTGTACCTccatgagaattatgggaagtactggcttcggatctgcttcggatggattacgttcttgaAATTCGCGATGCTTGTTTGCGGAATGTAAGACAAAGTGATATTAAGTTATGGCTCAGCGTCATTttttttgtacgcaaactttattgcaaaaaggTTTTTTGAGACTAGgcggtagaagtgaaacctggacaaatttgACCACCAAGGTTTGCATTCCTCTGCCATTGCGtttcagatttggcatcaagatgtaaTGAATTATTCTTCACAACATTTCAAAAGAAACATTCCTGTTTTGCCATCGAAAGTACGCAATATCTATTTGTGGAAATAACAGCACAGTATTAAGTGAGGAACACTTgacgtttcgtctgctgcgatgccaggtgcgtctgttcgagtggtctgcccccaacgcacctctcgttttgctgtgaagtcgagtcagaagaGCGTGGCGGTTCGCCAACTTCGCGTCGCCGTCGTTCTGCAGTTGATTTTAACGAGTTTCGGAAAGACGCACTTACAGAAAACATGAACTCTatgtaatatcctgcactggcatggtaTGCTACATCTATTCGCAGCGGCGAGTGGCcgacgcttcgcttaaactgtcaaacacgacttatACAGTTCCAGCGTTACAGTAAATTCAGAGGCGTAGCAGTTTTTAGCTTTTTTTGAACAACAAACGCGCAGCTTCAGTCCTTCGCACCCACCCCACTAGCAACTCTaggcgaagaacgaaactgaaactgtaagAAAAGATCCGTAAATAGTTCCCTGACTAATGCGATCCactccgaagcctgtacttcccataattctcatgAGGGTACACAATCGCAGAGTTAGATTCCtgtattattgtatgaaaatACGATACCAGGTGCCACTCGGTTCGCTATACTGTCGTAGGGCTCCTCGATGCCAGCATTCGTTCTCACGGGATGGTGTCCCACATTGGCCATGCCGTGGCCATACTGGGCAAATAGTAGTGCTTTCTTGTTGTGTTACGTTGCCTCAGACTAAGTCAAGCATAATTACGATAGATTTTAGCGCAAAATAAAGACGAGAGACGGACATTGGATTTGAACAATAGATTATCAGATCATAAGGCTTCATTGAGAAGGAAACCTTGTTCCAATCTTTCTTTAAATTGCAGGGAGTGCGGCTGCACACCCTTGCTATCAGAAACTGACCCCCCgaattcagaaacgctgcttggcTTGAACTTGGCTTGAACTTGGCTTGCTGgcaacttcaatgcagcacaaatgcgtTGGAAGGCGCTGTCTTTAAGCGGTGCCAAgacagcacaaacgcacagacgcgtttcaaacgcgctgcacTGAAGGTaatttcaagtcaagttcaagtaaAGCAGTGTTTACTAATACGGGGGTAATTAAGACGCTCGCAAAATTAAATGTTAAGGTTGCACGAGAAATCGAGGAAGAATATCTTATTAGCAGATCGGGCGAGACATGCGAAGCGAAGCCCTCTATCACGTTGAATGCCACTGAGTTAGATTATTTGAGCGCCTGCCACTAATAGAAtttattatatattttttattttttcttctaatGTGACCCGTGACTGTGACTTTGTTCACGTACATATACGCATGTGCTTTTCGAATAaaatcagttgatagtttgcCGCTTGTCCGTCTCTCGTCTTTACTTCGCGCTAAAATCTTCCGTAACAAGGAACCcactcgcccaacaagtcactatACCGAGTCAAGCAGTGGGCACTGTCACCATCAGCCCTGTATGAAGCAACAAAGGAACGCTGCCATCGAGAACTCCCTACGATAGAAGCGAACCGAGCAGGCCCTGACGTCGTAGGTTTCTTAACTGCCCCAAATAATTCCAGGTCCCCAAGCTGTCCACAGCGCATGGCGGAAGATGTCGGAGACCACGGACCACCAATTTTGGTTTAGGCAATCTCCAATGGTGGTTCCTTTTGAAAAAGGTTGATTGGCCAACCATCCATCTCGTTTTCACAAATTCAGCTATCCATCTGTCTTGCTTACTGTATCTGAGAATAGCTTTCTAGAGTGTGTGGAAAGCGTTTCTGACCTCTCGTTGAGCGTTCATGATGgttttttatcttttatttgtttcttttatgATCAGGTGGTTAATTATGCATTTCTAATGATGACGTATAATTATTCTATATATATGGGGGAGTTgtttcaaaatgtttttttttttagtttttagttgCGCGTTGTCCTATGTTCTAATGTCTCCGCACTCTGTAGCGCTTCACTATCATGAATGTATGTATGAACAATGTTTGCGCGCttttgatattattattattattattattattattattattattattattattattattattattattattattattattattattattattattattattgtgattTAGACTTTCTTTCATTTCATGGTACTTTATGTCTATATGTGTACTAGACGTGTGCCTTCAAGCCGGGTTCGTCGATGAATTGACACAGAGCCTTATGGTATCATGTATCCAGAAATCACAGCTGACTGTTTGACTAGCGAGAGCCGACTTATAGGTGGTGGTGGGGGCGCTACGACTGCAACCATTGGCATGTCCATATAAGACGGTACCCATCTGCTTGCATACCTTAAATAAAACACTATGGACTAGCAGCACCTAGTTGTAAGTGTGACCAGTTCCACGTTGACATGGAAACCGATGTAAGAGAGGTGTAAGTGGTTCTGGCTTCGGTCCGCGCACTGACGCATTTACATGTGCGATAACAGAGAAGGAGAGTGATGATGAGGCATTACTAGCCAAAAGATCACATGGTGTTTGAGCCACGGCTAAGAGGTGAATTGGAAGAACAAGAAAGTCAGCTAGCCCCATTTGTGCGTTTTTCGTGCTTCGATTAGGCGGACGCTTGACAGGTCGACCAAA
The sequence above is drawn from the Rhipicephalus microplus isolate Deutch F79 chromosome 3, USDA_Rmic, whole genome shotgun sequence genome and encodes:
- the LOC119161504 gene encoding uncharacterized protein LOC119161504 isoform X3, whose product is MRHPCAFVVAFGVALTLLGGTSWADEEPEYASSGVLMETSGGDEDGGADLGGAGPQQPGRLPPTADKRNLAALARSGRLPRFHYNKKLGPAASPLQPTRMYMAGRRLLPAVGGAAMPPMLRQQHGGGHGWRPDASMAAGDQALQGDAAEKMGVVEALGRLSEAAIFPYIGPHRWIKPWFPYWPSVRVRRDASNGQGQWQQRQQQQQHEDTQREAQQQQPLGAQPTGRVKRNVAALARNGWLPPSSAAVPSQARGTRAEFLRRFSGSQAHEASAEEEEGFTPDDEASDIPECADDDYEGADDIFLVPSLEEVKRNLGHLARTGRLPPFNYRRPFMNADVSEATSPWPQARPKRLAKRCRPRGEEKRNVAAMARKGALPRS
- the LOC119161504 gene encoding uncharacterized protein LOC119161504 isoform X1, encoding MRHPCAFVVAFGVALTLLFAPTLALSSASSRQLDNEGGTSWADEEPEYASSGVLMETSGGDEDGGADLGGAGPQQPGRLPPTADKRNLAALARSGRLPRFHYNKKLGPAASPLQPTRMYMAGRRLLPAVGGAAMPPMLRQQHGGGHGWRPDASMAAGDQALQGDAAEKMGVVEALGRLSEAAIFPYIGPHRWIKPWFPYWPSVRVRRDASNGQGQWQQRQQQQQHEDTQREAQQQQPLGAQPTGRVKRNVAALARNGWLPPSSAAVPSQARGTRAEFLRRFSGSQAHEASAEEEEGFTPDDEASDIPECADDDYEGADDIFLVPSLEEVKRNLGHLARTGRLPPFNYRRPFMNADVSEATSPWPQARPKRLAKRCRPRGEEKRNVAAMARKGALPRS
- the LOC119161504 gene encoding uncharacterized protein LOC119161504 isoform X2 is translated as MRHPCAFVVAFGVALTLLFAPTLALSSASSRQLDNEGGTSWADEEPEYASSGVLMETSGGDEDGGADLGGAGPQQPGRLPPTADKRNLAALARSGRLPRFHYNKKLGPAASPLQPTRMYMAGRRLLPAVGGAAMPPMLRQQHGGGHGWRPDASMAAGDQALQGDAAEKMGVVEALGRLSEAAIFPYIGPHRFPYWPSVRVRRDASNGQGQWQQRQQQQQHEDTQREAQQQQPLGAQPTGRVKRNVAALARNGWLPPSSAAVPSQARGTRAEFLRRFSGSQAHEASAEEEEGFTPDDEASDIPECADDDYEGADDIFLVPSLEEVKRNLGHLARTGRLPPFNYRRPFMNADVSEATSPWPQARPKRLAKRCRPRGEEKRNVAAMARKGALPRS